The Canis lupus familiaris isolate Mischka breed German Shepherd chromosome 5, alternate assembly UU_Cfam_GSD_1.0, whole genome shotgun sequence region GGGATATTACCGACTTCTTATTCTGTTTCACCCTGACTGGTCTAACACCAACTGCAATAAGCATCGGATGCCTCAAGGTACAGTCTGTTTTCCACCAGCCAACACTCATTTCAGATGCCAACCATAAATCTTACAAGTCCCTAAGTAACCACATCTCTGGccaactggctataaatcccACAGTTCCTGAAATGCCCAGAGGTTCAATAATTCACTGAAACAACTCGAACTAAGGGAAGTACTATACTTTTGATTGCTGTTTCACTCTAAGGACACATAAATGTAAGATCTGGAAGGGTCCTGGAAGGAGAGCTTCCAAGCTCATTCCCTGACACATCAGTGTGTTTGCCATCCAAGAAGTTCCCTTGAGCCTTGATGTCCAGAATCTTTATtggggcttgctttttttttttttttaagattttatttatttattccttcattcatcagagacacacacacacagagagagagagagagagagagagagagagagaggcagaagcaggctccatgcagggagccggacgcgggactcaaccccccccccgccaaggggcacctgggtgagtcagtggttgagcatttgccttgggctcagggcgtgatcccggggtccagggatcgagtcccgagtcccgcatcgggctccccccaggaagcatgcttctccctctgcctgtgtctctgcctctctgtgtctctcatgaataagtaaataaaatcttaaaaaaaaaaaaagtgcacaagTCCTCTCCAGTGTCACTGTTTCCAGCTCCTGCCACCTGTCCCTCACTGCACCCTGGCCAAGCCAATACACTTCCATCTCCCAAGATACGCCCTTTCAAAAGTTccaagtcgggatccctgggtggcgcagcggtttagcgcctgcctttggcccagcgcgcgatcctggagacctgggatcgaatcccacgtcgggcttctggtgcatggagcctgcttctccctctgcctgtgtctctgcctctctctctctctgtgtgtgtgactatcataaaaataaaataaaaaaaaaaaaacttaaaacaaaaaaaccccaaaagttCCAAGTCTTTGCACCTGATATTCCTCTGCCTAAAACACCCCTAGGATGCCCTGGTGAATTTTGGGTCAACCTTTAATACTCAAAGTGTTCCCAGCAGTCCTTGGTGAggcagggatcatgacctaactGCCTTTGTATCTCCAGCTTCGGTAAGGGGCCCCAAAATGAGGAGTCCCCTGGCCCCAGGGCCATGAAATCATTAGGGTCCGTAAGTAGAGGCAGCACTTGGAACCCCGTGGGTAAGgcgtttatccattcatcccacAATACCTAATGGCCCTGTTATGTTCTGAACACTGGCAGGCGCTGGGGATTAAACACGAATGGAGAAATCAGCTGGGAGAATGTAACTGGGCGAAAACTTTTGAGAACATtctaaaaaatcaatgaaagagaaacaaCAGAGGGTTTAATCCGTGTTTTCCTCCAGGTGCGTGTGGGGGCGGCCAgcctctccaccccacccacccccaccgaGTTCTCAAGGCAAGATTTGAGACGGATTAAACGCCTAATCCGCGGGTTGGGTCTCGCCTGCAGGAAGGGCCTCACACCTGGCCCCACTGTTCCCCTAAATCCCCGCATCCGGGGAATTAGCGGTCGGGTTTGCAGCTCGCTGCCTCCAAGTCCCCCCCAAGAAGGGAGCTGCAAGACCTTCAAAGGTATTCTCCCGATTCAGGAGACCCCACCCAGACGTCAACCCCTTGCCCGAGCAAGGGTCCCCAAGGAAGGTCTCAAGCGACAGTCTCAGAAGGCGCGACCTCTTTAAAGAAGGGAGACTGTGGGCGCGGGCTGGAGGGCACCGGGCGCTCACAAACCCCGGCGCCAGGGTCGGACCTCGCCGCTTGCAGCCCGCGGCAGCCCCCAGGTTCCGCCCCCGCGAGAGCCAGGCTTCCGGGAGCCGCCCCGCTGGGCACCGCCCCCCAAGGCGCAGACGCTAATTGGCCAGCgcggccgagggggcggggccaacCCGTAAAGGGGCGGGAGCTAAGGTGGACCGGAGGCGGCGGCGGTGATGGTGATGCCGCGTGGCCACACGTGAGTTTCTTCTATATCTCTCTGATGCCCGCACCCAGTCCCAGGCCCATGGAGCCCACGCGAGACTACCCGCTGTTCGGGGGCGCCTTCTCCGCCACTCTGCCTCCGGGGGCCCTTGACGTAAGGTGAGAAGGCGCGAGCGCCGCGGACCCGTCCGGTGGGATGAGGGGAGAAGCGAGGGCTCAGCCGGTGGGGGGGGTCTGCCTCGACTCTCTCCAGCGACCTGCGACCGGTCCCGGACAATCAGGAAGTTTTCTGCCACCGCGTGACTGACCAGAGCCTGATCGTGGAACTTCTGGAGCTGCAGGCCCACGTGCAGGGCGAGGAGGCTGCGCGGTGAGGGAGGCGGCCGCCCGCGCGGCTGGCCAATGGGAGGGCCGGAGCCGAAGaggtgggcggggcctgcggcAGGACGGTTAATCAGGGCCGTGAGACAGCCCAAGGGCAACACCTTATCGCGGGAAGTGAGCGAAGCTTAAAGGGCTCGATGATGCTGGGCAGGAGGGAGTGGGCGGCCGGTCACCGTCCCTCCCTGAccccgcccgcgccccctccTCTAGGTACCACTTTGAGGACGTGGGCGGGATGCAGGAGGCTAGGGCCCTGCAAGTGGACAGTGTGCAGCCCCTCCTTTCGGAGAACCTGGCTCTCCGGAGCTACTGTCAAGAAGCCTGGGTCCTCTCTGGCAAGCAGCAGGTAGCTAAAGAAAACCACCAGGTGAGAGCACGGGAGTGTGAGATTCCTGGAGGGGTGAtgggaggggccctggggggcggggtCAGGTAAGCATCTTGACCCTGATCCCTTCAGGTAGCAAAGGACGTGATGGTGCACCAGGCTTTGTTGCGGCTGCCCCGCTATCAGACTGATGTCCTGGTCACCTTCAATGAGCCCCCGTAAGGAGGACAGAAAGGACACATGGCTCATGACTGGGTCCCCCAGGAGGATctgctggg contains the following coding sequences:
- the RANGRF gene encoding ran guanine nucleotide release factor isoform X1; protein product: MPAPSPRPMEPTRDYPLFGGAFSATLPPGALDVSDLRPVPDNQEVFCHRVTDQSLIVELLELQAHVQGEEAARYHFEDVGGMQEARALQVDSVQPLLSENLALRSYCQEAWVLSGKQQVAKENHQVAKDVMVHQALLRLPRYQTDVLVTFNEPPPDNRLSLGPENLSLLPWSLGDFEQLVTSLTLHDPNIFGPQ
- the RANGRF gene encoding ran guanine nucleotide release factor isoform X2 — encoded protein: MPAPSPRPMEPTRDYPLFGGAFSATLPPGALDVSDLRPVPDNQEVFCHRVTDQSLIVELLELQAHVQGEEAARYHFEDVGGMQEARALQVDSVQPLLSENLALRSYCQEAWVLSGKQQVAKENHQP